A DNA window from Streptomyces sp. CA-278952 contains the following coding sequences:
- a CDS encoding phytoene desaturase family protein gives MADDDPTDWTSRERAPGTPPRVIVIGAGVAGLSTGVYAQMSGARTRIFEKHVLPGGCCTAWSRDGYLFDYCIEWLIGTAPGNDAHRVWSELGALDGKTVTNFDLFNKVEDASGRSVTFYNDPDRLEAHLLEVSPADAPLIRAFTRDLRRFIDIELYPFLTAPALRTVGERARTLRTVLPAFRLFWRTAATPMHVFADRFQDPLLRKAFRNIFFQDPEGFPMLPYLFNMAAAHHGNAGFPQGGSLGLARSVEERYKSLGGTVTYRARTERILVENDRAIGIELRNGRRYFAEHVVSACDGHTTVYGLLGGRYTGPRIDKLYTDLLHRPGTLFPAVVSAFVGLRGDLEPEEAHSTTHLLGPDDAAHLPGALQDSLVVQARSRYSGGFAPPGHSVLHCTYFSDYAHWKDLRTRDRKEYRRRKREVAHFVRDFLERRTPGIADRIDIVEVATPATTHRYTGNLGGSILAWKAFSEADDVAARLVGKDRMRLPGLSNFSMAGQWVGMGGLIRAASTGRFAVQYLCRDLGLEFRAWESKGAEPWHPGKLGHLPQLDRWSARESEGS, from the coding sequence ATGGCGGATGACGACCCCACCGACTGGACCAGCAGGGAACGCGCCCCGGGCACCCCGCCCCGCGTCATCGTCATCGGCGCGGGCGTGGCCGGCCTCTCCACCGGCGTCTACGCGCAGATGAGCGGAGCCAGGACCCGCATCTTCGAGAAGCACGTGCTGCCCGGCGGCTGCTGCACCGCCTGGTCCCGCGACGGGTACCTCTTCGACTACTGCATCGAGTGGCTCATCGGCACCGCCCCGGGCAACGACGCCCACCGGGTGTGGAGCGAGCTCGGCGCGCTCGACGGCAAGACGGTCACCAACTTCGACCTGTTCAACAAGGTCGAGGACGCCTCGGGCCGGTCGGTGACGTTCTACAACGACCCCGACCGGCTGGAGGCCCACCTCCTGGAGGTCTCACCCGCCGACGCCCCGCTCATCCGGGCCTTCACCCGGGACCTGCGGCGCTTCATCGACATCGAGCTGTACCCGTTCCTGACCGCGCCCGCGCTCAGGACCGTAGGGGAGAGGGCCCGGACCCTGCGCACGGTGCTCCCTGCCTTCCGGCTGTTCTGGCGGACCGCCGCCACTCCGATGCACGTGTTCGCCGACCGGTTCCAGGACCCGCTGCTGCGCAAGGCGTTCCGCAACATCTTCTTCCAGGACCCCGAGGGCTTCCCGATGCTGCCGTACCTCTTCAACATGGCGGCCGCCCACCACGGCAACGCGGGCTTCCCCCAGGGCGGTTCGCTCGGCCTCGCCCGCTCCGTCGAGGAGCGCTACAAGAGCCTGGGCGGAACGGTCACCTACCGGGCGCGTACCGAGCGGATCCTGGTCGAGAACGACCGGGCGATCGGCATCGAACTCCGCAACGGCAGGCGTTACTTCGCCGAACACGTGGTCTCCGCCTGCGACGGCCACACCACCGTCTACGGACTCCTGGGCGGCCGGTACACCGGACCCAGGATCGACAAGCTCTACACCGACCTCCTCCACCGCCCCGGCACCCTCTTCCCCGCCGTCGTCTCCGCCTTCGTCGGCCTGCGCGGCGACCTGGAGCCCGAGGAGGCGCACAGCACCACACACCTCCTCGGCCCGGACGACGCGGCCCACCTCCCCGGAGCCCTTCAGGACAGCCTCGTCGTGCAGGCACGCTCCCGCTACTCCGGCGGCTTCGCACCGCCGGGCCACTCCGTCCTGCACTGCACCTACTTCAGCGACTACGCACACTGGAAGGACCTGCGCACCAGAGACCGCAAGGAGTACCGCCGGCGCAAGCGCGAAGTGGCCCACTTCGTCCGCGACTTCCTCGAACGCCGCACCCCCGGCATCGCGGATCGCATCGACATCGTCGAGGTCGCCACGCCCGCCACCACCCACCGCTACACCGGCAACCTCGGCGGATCCATCCTGGCGTGGAAGGCGTTCTCCGAAGCCGACGACGTCGCCGCGCGCCTCGTCGGCAAGGACCGGATGCGGCTTCCGGGACTGAGCAACTTCTCCATGGCCGGACAGTGGGTCGGCATGGGCGGCCTGATCCGCGCCGCCTCCACCGGCCGCTTCGCCGTCCAGTACCTCTGCCGCGACCTGGGCCTGGAATTCCGGGCCTGGGAGAGCAAGGGCGCCGAACCCTGGCACCCCGGGAAGCTGGGACACCTGCCCCAGCTCGACCGGTGGTCCGCACGGGAGAGCGAGGGCTCATGA
- a CDS encoding phytoene desaturase family protein — translation MSGDRNGPRTGGPRRPRETMIIIGAGLGGLSTGCYAQMNGYRTRILEMHEIPGGCCTAWERGGFTLDACVSWLLGSGPGNEMHQIWLELGALQGKEIRHFDVFNIVRGTDGRAVHFYSDPDRLEAHLIDISPADARLVRKFCAQLRSFRKALAVYPFLKPVGLMGRRERWRMLASFLPYFNSVRTTITVLMSDFSQKFKDPLLREAFNFILYEKHPAFPVLPFHFQLASHANLSAGVPEGGSLGLAESIEARYRRLGGEVSYNTKVETVIVEDDRAVGVRLSDGRELRADIVVSACDGYTTTMKFLEGKYLGEDYRKLYTETIHEPGMVFPGYFTLFLGLSRPFPEGDPCTTYLLDGATAAELTGIRHPSINVQFRSRHYPELSPDGTTVVYATYFCDIAPWRALDEGPEQITRTRGGHELHTLPVRHGRGYYAAKRRARETLVGFLEERHPGLRDAIVVRDVSSPLTQVRYTGNYDGTVLGWQPFVESGETLEELIKKHGPGLPGLRDFYQSGVWATTGGLIRAAAAGRHVMQFVCRDDDRPFTASLDLTAPPPTHRVIPVPVRPAAPTERKP, via the coding sequence ATGAGCGGCGACAGGAACGGACCCCGGACCGGCGGCCCCCGCCGGCCCCGGGAGACGATGATCATCATCGGGGCCGGTCTCGGCGGGCTCTCCACCGGCTGCTACGCCCAGATGAACGGCTACCGCACCCGCATCCTGGAGATGCACGAGATCCCCGGCGGCTGCTGCACCGCCTGGGAGCGCGGCGGCTTCACCCTGGACGCCTGCGTCAGCTGGCTCCTCGGCAGCGGCCCCGGCAACGAGATGCACCAGATCTGGCTGGAGCTCGGCGCCCTCCAGGGCAAGGAGATCCGTCACTTCGACGTCTTCAACATCGTGCGCGGCACGGACGGCCGGGCCGTCCACTTCTACTCCGACCCCGACCGGCTCGAAGCCCACCTCATCGACATCTCGCCCGCCGACGCCCGGCTCGTACGGAAGTTCTGCGCCCAACTGCGCAGCTTCCGCAAGGCGCTCGCGGTCTACCCCTTCCTCAAGCCCGTCGGACTGATGGGACGCCGGGAGCGCTGGCGGATGCTCGCCTCGTTCCTGCCGTACTTCAACTCCGTCCGCACCACGATCACCGTCCTGATGAGCGACTTCTCCCAGAAGTTCAAGGACCCCCTCCTGCGGGAGGCCTTCAACTTCATCCTGTACGAGAAGCACCCGGCCTTCCCCGTCCTCCCCTTCCACTTCCAGCTCGCCTCGCACGCCAACCTCTCCGCCGGAGTCCCCGAAGGCGGCTCCCTCGGCCTCGCCGAGTCGATCGAGGCCCGCTACCGCCGGCTCGGCGGCGAGGTCTCCTACAACACCAAGGTCGAGACGGTGATCGTCGAGGACGACCGGGCGGTGGGCGTCCGCCTCAGCGACGGTCGGGAACTGCGCGCCGACATCGTCGTGTCGGCCTGCGACGGCTACACCACGACCATGAAGTTCCTGGAGGGCAAGTACCTGGGCGAGGACTACCGCAAGCTCTACACCGAGACCATCCACGAACCCGGCATGGTCTTCCCCGGCTACTTCACCCTCTTCCTCGGCCTCTCCCGCCCCTTCCCCGAAGGGGACCCCTGCACCACCTACCTCCTCGACGGGGCGACGGCCGCCGAACTGACCGGCATCCGCCACCCCAGCATCAACGTCCAGTTCCGCAGCCGCCACTACCCCGAACTGTCCCCGGACGGCACCACCGTCGTCTACGCCACCTACTTCTGCGACATCGCCCCCTGGCGCGCCCTGGACGAGGGCCCCGAACAGATCACCCGCACCCGCGGCGGCCACGAGCTGCACACCCTGCCCGTACGGCACGGGCGCGGCTACTACGCGGCGAAACGACGGGCCCGCGAGACACTCGTCGGCTTCCTCGAAGAGCGCCACCCCGGCCTGCGGGACGCGATCGTCGTCCGTGACGTCTCCAGCCCCCTCACCCAGGTCCGCTACACCGGCAACTACGACGGGACCGTGCTGGGCTGGCAGCCCTTCGTCGAGAGCGGCGAGACCCTCGAAGAGCTGATCAAGAAGCACGGCCCGGGCCTCCCCGGACTGCGCGACTTCTACCAGTCCGGCGTCTGGGCCACCACCGGCGGGCTCATCCGGGCCGCCGCCGCCGGACGCCACGTCATGCAGTTCGTCTGCCGCGACGACGACCGGCCCTTCACCGCCTCGCTCGACCTCACCGCACCACCACCGACCCACCGGGTCATCCCCGTGCCCGTACGCCCCGCCGCACCGACCGAGAGGAAACCATGA